The Juglans regia cultivar Chandler chromosome 2, Walnut 2.0, whole genome shotgun sequence genome includes a window with the following:
- the LOC109009818 gene encoding glycine-rich protein A3-like, translated as MGGGKEHDESDKGLFSHLLHGASGYPPGQHPPAPGAYPPGAYPQQGYPPQGYPQQGYPPQGYPPQGYPPQGYPPQGYPPAGYPPGAHQPSGYPGPSAPHQSGHGTGSSGHGMGALLAGGAAAAAAAYGAQHLTHGAHAPHGAAYGAQHVTHGAHVPYGSHSLGGNHGKHGKFKHGKFGKAGKHGKHGGGKFKKWK; from the exons atgggtGGTGGAAAGGAGCATGATGAATCTGACAAAGGGTTATTCTCGCACCTGCTTCATGGTGCCTCTGGATATCCTCCTGGTCAGCACCCTCCGGCTCCTGGGGCGTACCCGCCTGGAGCATACCCTCAACAAGGCTACCCGCCACAAGGCTACCCGCAACAAGGCTACCCGCCACAAGGCTACCCGCCTCAAGGCTACCCACCACAAGGCTACCCGCCTCAAGGCTACCCGCCAGCAGGTTATCCTCCTGGTGCACACCAACCATCTGGGTATCCTGGACCATCTGCTCCGCACCAGTCAG GACATGGCACGGGTTCATCAGGACATGGCATGGGGGCCTTGCTAGCTGGGGGTGCTGCTGCAGCTGCAGCTGCTTATGGTGCTCAGCATCTTACCCATGGTGCGCACGCTCCACATGGTGCTGCTTATGGTGCTCAGCATGTTACCCATGGCGCGCACGTTCCATATGGCTCCCACTCACTTGGCGGCAATCATGGAAAGCATGGCAAATTCAAGCACGGGAAGTTTGGCAAGGCCGGGAAGCATGGCAAGCATGGGGGGGGAAAGTTCAAGAAGTGGAAATGA
- the LOC118347678 gene encoding uncharacterized protein LOC118347678, whose amino-acid sequence MKDPIVSCREYYCYKLQIRENFRSILLLSGRLLQQFVVDMYVKIETSRLDYFRSKQQHIRSELYQGIVDTITLGETNASNVGKQIILPSSFIGGPRDMRKRYMEAMALVQRYGKPDIFLTMTCNPNWQEISNELRLHEESQNRPDLVARVFRAKLEELKDRLFKQQIFGKVSAYVYVIEHQKIGLPHAHFLIILQRDWKLYAPESFDEIVSAEIPDKNTNLHLHNAVVKHMMHGPCGVLNPTNVCMKKNGYCKSHYPKNFASSTTVGNDCFPIYRRSDNRITVKVRGHNLDNRWVVPYNPYLLATFDCHINIEICSTITAVKYLYKYIYKGHDRIAFNLVSEQNNQQIDEIQQFQSARWIAPPEAMWRIYGFVVNEMYPAVYSLHLHLEDQHQVTFRANEDLINVLNSDRSAKSMLTEFFALNRVDENARTLLYKEFPEFYVWSQQYKEWTCRKKKTVIGRIITANPFEGERYYLRILLNHVRGHLSFEDLRTVDGVVAPTFREAATMHGLLQRDSGLEDCLHEASLYQMPSSLRRLFATILVYCNPTNPRELWERFEQDMSIDFRSTEDSMLTVRMQVLRSISFTLESMGKHINSFHLLDDDICFDEDQFESREIDDELAVEIPEEDTAASEILNSEQRHVYNSILENVFSNKTATFFVDGPGGTGKTFLYKALLAAVRSRKLVALATASSGVAASILPGGRTAHSRFKIPLDTDEHSMCCVSKQSAIAKLLRVARLIIWDEAPMSRKQHIEALDKMLRDINDSELTFGGKVIVFGGDFRQVLPVVRKGTRQEHVDASLVSSYLWPTLIKLRLTENMRARLDPVFSEYVLELGNGMPPITIDETVKIPNGMLVPYEDDCTSLDHLIDVVFQDIHEYSINISAMMNRAILTPKNSYVDEINTLLIHRFPGELRRYYSFDEAIDASEQSVMEDFLNTLTPNGLPPHELLLKINCPIMLLRNINPSEGLCNGTRLICRAFD is encoded by the coding sequence atgaaggatCCAATTGTTTCGTGTCGTGAGTATTATTGCTACAAGTTACAAATCagagaaaatttcagatcaaTTTTGTTGCTGTCTGGTCGTCTATTGCAACAATTCGTTGTTGATATGTATGTTAAGATCGAGACGTCAAGATTAGACTATTTCCGTAGCAAACAACAACATATTCGATCTGAGTTATATCAAGGTATTGTTGATACCATTACACTAGGGGAAACTAACGCTTCTAATGTTGGAAAACAGATTATTCTGCCTTCGTCATTTATTGGGGGTCCAAGAGACATGCGAAAAagatatatggaagcaatggcTTTAGTTCAGCGTTATGGTAAACcagacatttttttaacaatgacATGCAATCCAAATTGGcaagaaatttcaaatgaattacGCCTACATGAGGAGAGTCAAAATCGGCCTGATTTAGTTGCTCGGGTCTTTcgtgcaaaattagaagaattaaAGGATCGATTATTCAAGCAACAGATATTTGGAAAAGTTTCAgcatatgtttatgttattgagCACCAAAAAATAGGCCTTCCACATGctcattttctaattatattacaaAGAGATTGGAAACTCTATGCGCCTGAATCTTTTGATGAGATTGTATCGGCAGAGATACCTGATAAAAATACGAATTTGCACTTGCATAACGCTGTTGTCAAGCATATGATGCATGGACCATGTGGAGTGTTGAATCCAACAAAtgtttgcatgaaaaaaaatggttattgcaAAAGccattatccaaaaaattttgCATCAAGTACGACTGTTGGAAATGATTGCTTCCCAATATATAGGCGTTCTGACAATAGAATAACTGTCAAAGTGAGAGGTCATAATTTGGATAACCGTTGGGTCGTTCCATATAATCCGTATTTGCTTGCAACATTTGACTGTCACATTAACATCGAGATTTGTTCTACTATAACAGCAGtcaaatatctttataagtacatttacAAAGGGCATGATCGTATTGCTTTCAATTTGGTTTCTGaacaaaataatcaacaaattgatgaaatccaacaattcCAATCAGCCCGATGGATTGCTCCGCCTGAagctatgtggagaatatatggCTTTGTTGTTAATGAAATGTACCCAGCAGTGTATAGCTTACATTTACATCTTGAGGATCAACACCAAGTAACTTTTCGAGCAAATGAAGACTTAATCAATGTTCTCAACTCTGATCGGTCTGCAAAATCGATGTTAACAGAATTCTTTGCATTAAATCGAGTGGATGAGAATGCCAGGACATTGTTGTACAAAGAATTTCCAGAATTCTATGTTTGGAGCCAACAATACAAAGAGTGGACTTGtcgaaaaaagaaaactgttatAGGTCGAATTATTACAGCAAATCCATTTGAAGGTGAGAGGTATTATCTGCGGATATTGCTAAATCATGTAAGAGGACATTTGTCATTTGAAGATCTTAGGACAGTTGATGGTGTTGTGGCTCCAACTTTTCGTGAGGCAGCAACTATGCATGGTTTGCTACAGAGAGACAGTGGTTTAGAAGATTGTTTACATGAAGCATCTCTATATCAAATGCCGTCCAGTTTGAGGCGGCTATTTGCAACTATATTGGTTTATTGTAATCCAACCAATCCGAGAGAGCTTTGGGAACGTTTTGAGCAAGATATGTCAATTGATTTTAGGTCAACTGAAGATTCTATGTTGACTGTAAGAATGCAAGTTTTGCGCTCAATCTCTTTTACACTTGAATCAATGGGGAAACacattaattcatttcatcttcttgATGACGACATTTGTTTTGATGAAGACCAATTCGAATCTAGGGAAATCGATGATGAATTGGCTGTTGAAATTCCAGAAGAAGATACTGCTGCATCAGAAATCCTTAATAGTGAACAGCGACATGTCTATAAttcaattttggaaaatgttttttcaaacaaaactgCTACATTCTTTGTTGATGGCCCTGGTGGGACAGGGAAGACATTCCTGTACAAGGCACTTCTCGCTGCAGTAAGATCAAGAAAATTAGTGGCACTTGCAACTGCTTCATCTGGTGTTGCTGCATCTATCCTTCCTGGAGGTCGAACAGCACACTCGCGCTTTAAGATTCCATTAGATACTGATGAACATAGCATGTGTTGTGTCAGTAAACAAAGTGCCATTGCAAAGCTACTACGTGTAGCAAGGTTAATTATATGGGATGAGGCCCCTATGTCAAGAAAACAACACATCGAAGCTTTAGATAAAATGTTACGAGACATTAATGATTCAGAGTTAACATTCGGTGGAAAAGTTATCGTTTTTGGTGGAGATTTTCGCCAGGTTTTACCTGTGGTTCGTAAAGGAACAAGACAAGAACATGTTGACGCCAGTTTGGTTTCATCTTATTTGTGGCCTACATTGATCAAACTTCGTTTAACTGAAAATATGAGAGCAAGATTGGATCCAGTTTTTTCAGAATATGTGTTAGAATTAGGCAACGGAATGCCACCAATCACAATTGACGAAACTGTAAAAATTCCTAATGGCATGCTTGTTCCCTATGAAGATGACTGTACTTCTTTGGATCATTTAATAGATGTTGTTTTCCAAGATATTcatgaatattcaataaatatttcagcTATGATGAATCGGGCCATATTAACACCAAAGAACAGTtatgttgatgaaataaatacaTTACTGATTCATAGGTTTCCTGGTGAGCTTAGGCGATATTATAGCTTTGATGAAGCAATAGATGCATCTGAACAATCAGTTATGgaggattttttaaatactcTAACCCCAAATGGACTTCCTCCTCATGAATTGTTACTAAAGATAAACTGTCCCATCATGTTGCTTAGAAACATT